One window of the Sphaerochaeta associata genome contains the following:
- a CDS encoding DEAD/DEAH box helicase yields MSFTSLGVSESLCAALQKEHIATPYPIQAEVIPAVLSKRDVLGIAKTGSGKTLGYVLPILMHIQKKKVVMKSRHIQALVLVPTRELAAQVHSVFATYVYEARLPIKTLAVFGGVSINPQMMAMNNVSILVATPGRLLELISLNAVSLSSAEMLVLDEADKMLTAGFENEMDQIFALLPKARQNLLFSATLNDRIQALEKVLLHDPLVIKIEEEAVELDCIQQSAYFIAEEQKGPLLRHLIKSRDMNQVLVFTSSVARADRVVEKLQKNGIEARSIHSRKTQGARTDLLSDFKQGYLRVLVTTDLLSRGIDIEFLPFVINYELPRSPINFIHRIGRTGRAGRPGEAITFVSPSEEAHFKVIEKKMKKKVPRVEYGASGRS; encoded by the coding sequence ATGTCATTTACCTCTTTGGGAGTCTCGGAATCTCTTTGTGCTGCGCTACAGAAAGAACATATCGCAACGCCCTATCCAATTCAAGCAGAAGTAATTCCAGCAGTCCTGAGCAAGAGGGATGTGCTTGGTATTGCCAAGACAGGGTCGGGCAAGACCCTTGGCTATGTATTGCCCATCCTTATGCATATACAAAAAAAGAAAGTGGTTATGAAGAGCAGGCATATCCAGGCTCTGGTACTGGTTCCCACCAGAGAGCTTGCTGCTCAGGTTCATTCCGTGTTTGCCACGTACGTATATGAAGCGCGATTGCCGATAAAGACCCTGGCTGTCTTTGGCGGGGTGTCGATCAATCCTCAAATGATGGCTATGAACAATGTCAGCATTCTTGTTGCCACTCCGGGCAGATTGTTGGAGTTGATCTCCCTCAACGCAGTCTCTTTGTCTTCGGCAGAGATGTTGGTGCTTGATGAGGCGGACAAAATGTTGACAGCCGGCTTTGAGAACGAGATGGACCAGATTTTTGCGTTGCTTCCCAAGGCCCGCCAAAATCTGCTTTTCTCTGCAACGTTGAATGATCGTATTCAGGCATTGGAGAAAGTTCTGTTGCATGATCCCTTGGTGATTAAAATCGAAGAGGAAGCAGTTGAGTTGGATTGCATCCAACAAAGTGCATATTTTATCGCAGAGGAACAGAAAGGACCGCTTCTGCGGCACCTTATCAAGAGCCGGGATATGAATCAGGTATTGGTCTTCACTTCTTCTGTAGCAAGGGCTGACAGGGTGGTGGAGAAATTACAAAAGAATGGCATTGAGGCCAGGTCGATTCACAGCAGAAAGACACAGGGAGCACGAACAGACCTGCTCAGCGACTTCAAGCAGGGATACCTCAGGGTGTTGGTTACCACCGATTTATTGTCCCGGGGAATCGATATTGAGTTCCTTCCCTTTGTGATCAACTATGAGCTGCCTCGTTCTCCCATAAACTTCATTCATAGAATCGGGAGAACGGGCCGTGCAGGAAGGCCCGGTGAAGCCATTACGTTTGTCAGTCCTTCAGAGGAAGCTCATTTCAAGGTGATAGAGAAGAAGATGAAGAAGAAGGTTCCGAGGGTGGAGTATGGGGCTTCTGGGCGTAGCTAA